The Sorangiineae bacterium MSr11367 genome window below encodes:
- a CDS encoding ester cyclase, producing the protein MKHGFLASLLALAGCASSAPRTLTPAAGPVPKVTTIDRAVSPDRARAAVDAAGFFYAFWDTGDVTYADRALASSFVDHTLPRGRPQGPEGVKFASKGFRMAVPDLRCSIEDLMVVGNEVVARLVFTGTHTGPFMDKPPTGKAIRFNAIDILHVEQGKIVEDWHIEDNVELLRQLGAL; encoded by the coding sequence ATGAAACACGGTTTCCTCGCTTCGCTCCTCGCGCTCGCGGGATGCGCCTCGTCGGCCCCTCGAACGCTCACCCCGGCCGCCGGCCCGGTCCCCAAGGTGACGACCATCGATCGCGCCGTCTCGCCCGATCGGGCGCGTGCCGCCGTCGATGCCGCGGGCTTCTTCTACGCTTTTTGGGACACGGGCGATGTCACCTACGCGGACCGCGCACTGGCATCGTCGTTCGTGGACCACACGCTGCCGCGCGGAAGGCCGCAGGGGCCCGAGGGCGTGAAGTTCGCCTCGAAGGGATTCCGCATGGCGGTGCCGGATCTGCGGTGCAGCATCGAGGACCTCATGGTCGTGGGCAACGAGGTGGTGGCGCGCCTCGTGTTCACCGGCACGCACACGGGTCCTTTCATGGACAAGCCCCCGACGGGAAAGGCGATTCGCTTCAACGCCATCGACATTCTGCACGTGGAGCAGGGCAAGATCGTCGAGGACTGGCACATCGAGGACAACGTCGAACTTCTGCGCCAACTGGGCGCGCTCTAA
- a CDS encoding valine--tRNA ligase: MSEELKSPDLSKGYDPAEVEGRWYSFWEKNGVFKATDDPADTRPAYVVPMPPPNVTGSLHMGHAQRCTLEDALVRWNRMRGYNTLWQPGMDHAGIATQTVVERQLQREGKSRHDLGREAFEQRIWQWKAESGGRIAIQQRELGASPDWDRSKFTMDADMGRAVREAFVRLHEEGLMYRATRLINWCPECQTALSDLEVETEEGAQGELFQFAYRVEGENEEIVVATTRPETMLGDTAVAVHPADPRYTHLHGKRLEHPFLLRTVPVITDEILVDPKFGTGAVKVTPAHDFNDFATGKRHRLEEINIFNLDGTLNDKAGPFAGMDRKKARNAVKKALDEKGLARGSKPHVLTLPKCQRSGGVVEPMISTQWFLKMEGMAKAALEAVHGTETTPPKTEIIPAEWVKTYDHFLENIQDWCVSRQLWWGHQIPAWHGPNGQIRVARERPPECTPEAGWTQDPDVLDTWFSSALWPFSTLGWPDATPALKKFYPASDLETGYDILFFWVARMMMFGLHFMKEVPFKRVLLSGLIVDETGEKMSKVKGNVIDPLDLIHGADFSEVVKKTLPGAPEQEALTKFKKAYPSSAQMGKGFPPFGADALRFTLATFPPTNKRINLALKRLEGYRFFVNKIWNATRFSLDNLKGLERVPEGTPQPKGFYNRYILSRLAQAANVSNRGIEGFRIDEAANEVYRFFWNDFCDWYVELTKIVFHPPHPGPPPEGEGALVEETRVVLAHVLESSLRLMHPLMPFVTEELWQRVPKPASRPVSVALAPFPTEADGRIDEGVEREMALVQAIIGAARTVRSEHEIKPGEKVPVWLRATQAQADTILRHVPAIRTLVKTADDPKILGLEDAREAGTVVTVVPSEFGTVEVLVGLRGLVPKDKELARIDREIKRIDKDLAGLDKRLQSSGFVDRAPKEVVEEAHAQRKAMAEARERLVASRTLADELEG, from the coding sequence ATGAGCGAGGAGCTGAAGTCCCCGGATTTGAGCAAAGGCTACGATCCGGCGGAGGTCGAGGGGCGCTGGTACTCTTTTTGGGAGAAGAACGGCGTTTTCAAGGCGACCGACGACCCGGCGGACACCCGACCGGCGTACGTCGTCCCCATGCCGCCGCCCAATGTGACGGGCTCGCTTCATATGGGCCACGCTCAACGATGCACCCTCGAGGATGCCCTGGTTCGCTGGAACCGCATGCGGGGCTACAACACGCTCTGGCAGCCGGGGATGGACCACGCGGGCATTGCCACGCAAACCGTGGTCGAGCGGCAGCTGCAGCGTGAAGGGAAAAGCCGGCACGACCTGGGACGCGAGGCCTTCGAACAGCGCATCTGGCAATGGAAGGCCGAGAGCGGCGGGCGCATTGCCATTCAGCAGCGCGAGCTCGGGGCCTCGCCCGATTGGGACCGGTCCAAGTTCACCATGGATGCGGATATGGGCCGCGCCGTGCGGGAGGCGTTCGTGCGTCTGCACGAAGAAGGCCTCATGTACCGCGCCACGCGCCTCATCAATTGGTGCCCCGAGTGCCAGACGGCCCTGAGCGATCTCGAGGTGGAGACCGAAGAGGGCGCCCAGGGAGAGCTGTTCCAATTCGCCTACCGCGTCGAGGGCGAAAACGAGGAGATCGTCGTCGCCACGACGCGCCCCGAGACGATGCTCGGCGACACGGCGGTGGCCGTGCACCCGGCCGATCCGCGCTACACGCACCTGCACGGCAAGCGGCTCGAGCACCCGTTCCTGCTGCGCACCGTGCCGGTCATCACCGACGAGATTCTCGTCGATCCCAAGTTCGGCACCGGCGCCGTGAAGGTGACCCCGGCGCACGACTTCAACGACTTTGCCACGGGCAAGCGGCATCGCCTCGAGGAGATCAACATCTTCAACCTCGACGGCACGTTGAACGACAAGGCCGGCCCCTTCGCGGGGATGGACCGCAAGAAGGCCCGCAACGCCGTGAAGAAGGCCCTCGATGAAAAGGGGCTCGCACGCGGGTCGAAGCCGCACGTGCTCACCCTTCCGAAGTGTCAGCGCTCGGGCGGCGTGGTCGAGCCGATGATCTCCACGCAATGGTTCCTCAAGATGGAGGGCATGGCGAAGGCCGCGCTGGAGGCCGTGCACGGCACCGAGACGACGCCGCCGAAGACGGAGATCATCCCCGCGGAATGGGTCAAGACGTACGACCATTTCTTGGAGAACATCCAGGACTGGTGCGTGTCGCGTCAGCTCTGGTGGGGCCACCAGATCCCCGCATGGCACGGCCCGAATGGGCAGATTCGCGTCGCGCGCGAGCGGCCGCCGGAGTGCACGCCCGAGGCCGGGTGGACGCAGGATCCCGACGTGCTCGATACGTGGTTCTCCTCGGCGCTATGGCCGTTCTCGACATTGGGTTGGCCCGACGCAACCCCGGCGCTGAAGAAGTTCTACCCGGCGAGCGATCTCGAGACGGGCTACGACATTTTGTTCTTCTGGGTCGCCCGCATGATGATGTTCGGGCTCCACTTCATGAAAGAGGTGCCCTTCAAGCGGGTGCTTCTGTCAGGGCTCATCGTCGACGAGACCGGCGAAAAGATGAGCAAGGTGAAGGGCAACGTCATCGACCCGCTGGATTTGATCCACGGCGCGGACTTCTCCGAGGTGGTGAAGAAGACGCTGCCCGGTGCGCCGGAGCAGGAGGCGCTCACCAAGTTCAAAAAGGCGTATCCGTCGTCGGCGCAGATGGGCAAAGGCTTCCCGCCGTTCGGCGCGGACGCATTGCGCTTTACCTTGGCCACGTTCCCGCCGACGAACAAGCGAATCAATTTGGCGCTCAAGCGGCTCGAGGGATATCGCTTCTTCGTCAACAAGATTTGGAATGCGACCCGCTTCTCGCTCGACAACTTGAAGGGGCTCGAGCGCGTGCCGGAAGGGACGCCGCAGCCGAAAGGCTTTTACAATCGGTACATTCTGTCGCGGCTGGCGCAGGCGGCGAACGTGTCCAATCGTGGAATCGAAGGGTTCCGAATCGATGAAGCCGCCAATGAGGTCTATCGGTTTTTCTGGAATGACTTCTGCGATTGGTACGTCGAATTGACGAAGATCGTGTTCCATCCCCCCCACCCCGGCCCTCCTCCGGAGGGGGAGGGAGCCCTGGTGGAAGAGACGCGCGTTGTTTTGGCGCACGTGCTCGAGAGCTCGCTGCGGCTGATGCATCCGCTCATGCCGTTCGTCACCGAGGAGCTCTGGCAGCGTGTCCCCAAGCCGGCATCGCGGCCGGTGTCGGTGGCGCTGGCGCCCTTCCCCACCGAGGCCGATGGACGCATCGACGAAGGGGTCGAGCGCGAGATGGCGCTGGTGCAGGCCATCATCGGCGCGGCCCGCACCGTGCGCAGCGAGCACGAGATCAAGCCCGGCGAGAAGGTGCCCGTCTGGCTGCGCGCCACGCAGGCGCAGGCGGACACGATTTTGCGGCACGTGCCGGCGATCCGCACCTTGGTGAAGACGGCGGACGACCCGAAGATCCTCGGCCTCGAGGATGCGCGCGAGGCCGGAACGGTGGTCACCGTGGTGCCGAGTGAGTTCGGCACCGTGGAGGTGCTCGTCGGACTGCGCGGCCTCGTGCCCAAGGACAAGGAGCTCGCGCGCATCGATCGCGAGATCAAGCGCATCGACAAGGACCTCGCGGGACTCGACAAGAGGCTGCAATCGAGCGGCTTCGTCGATCGCGCGCCGAAAGAGGTGGTCGAGGAAGCGCACGCCCAGCGCAAGGCCATGGCCGAAGCGCGCGAGCGCCTCGTGGCCTCGCGCACTCTGGCCGACGAGCTCGAGGGATAA
- a CDS encoding LysR substrate-binding domain-containing protein encodes MMDREALWNMEVFLAIANGGTLAAAARALRVTPSAVSKQLAKLEARLGVRLLQRTTRTLRATAAGERYRAHARRVIEALESAEADVQSEETALAGPIRVSAPSLLGQEIVAPIVADFLKAHPRVRIDLELTDRFVDLVGEVFDLAIRVAAELPESGLTARRIGTLSWRYFASPAYVSARGMPTRPEDLTGHDCLELAHDERRGRWQIRLRKREVEVDVRGPLVSSSVVALHRVALAGLGIARLPTFLVERDLAAGQIVEVFPNAIPHRTSVFAVQPTRAFVAPRVRAFGNHLVTELPTRLSA; translated from the coding sequence ATGATGGATCGCGAAGCCCTCTGGAACATGGAAGTCTTCCTCGCGATCGCGAACGGAGGGACCCTCGCGGCGGCGGCGCGAGCCCTGCGCGTGACGCCGTCGGCGGTGAGCAAGCAGCTGGCGAAGCTCGAGGCGCGTCTCGGCGTGCGCCTGCTTCAACGGACCACGCGCACGTTGCGGGCGACGGCGGCGGGGGAGCGTTACCGCGCCCACGCGCGAAGGGTCATCGAGGCGCTCGAAAGCGCCGAGGCCGACGTGCAGTCGGAAGAAACGGCCCTGGCCGGTCCGATCCGGGTGAGTGCGCCTTCGTTGCTTGGGCAAGAGATCGTGGCGCCCATCGTGGCGGACTTTCTCAAAGCGCACCCCCGCGTGCGGATCGACCTAGAGCTCACCGATCGCTTCGTCGATCTCGTCGGCGAGGTCTTCGACCTGGCCATCCGCGTCGCCGCCGAGTTGCCCGAGAGCGGGCTCACCGCACGCCGCATCGGTACCCTGTCGTGGCGTTATTTCGCGAGCCCAGCTTATGTGAGCGCGCGGGGCATGCCGACGCGTCCGGAGGATCTCACCGGCCACGACTGCCTCGAGCTCGCGCACGACGAACGCCGTGGCCGCTGGCAGATCCGCCTTCGCAAACGCGAGGTCGAGGTCGACGTGCGTGGCCCGCTCGTCTCATCCAGCGTCGTAGCCCTTCATCGCGTGGCGCTTGCAGGCCTGGGCATCGCGCGTCTTCCCACGTTTCTCGTCGAACGCGATCTTGCGGCCGGCCAGATTGTCGAAGTGTTTCCAAATGCGATCCCACATCGCACGTCCGTCTTCGCCGTCCAGCCAACGCGCGCTTTCGTGGCACCACGCGTGCGCGCCTTTGGGAACCATCTGGTTACCGAACTCCCCACGCGTCTTTCGGCTTAG
- a CDS encoding DoxX family protein, with protein MNNWNSERLSALGTTALRLGLAAVFFGHSYAKLFVFTLPGTAQFFAAHGFPGWTAYPVTVAELLGAVALLLGLRTRIVAAALIAVLFGALRVHAPNGWMFSNAGGGWEYVAFLIAALGAQVLLGSGAYSVNRGSDARSLP; from the coding sequence ATGAACAACTGGAACTCGGAACGCCTCTCCGCGCTCGGCACGACGGCCCTCCGGCTCGGACTCGCCGCGGTCTTCTTCGGGCATAGCTACGCGAAGCTCTTCGTTTTCACCTTGCCCGGCACGGCCCAATTTTTCGCGGCGCACGGCTTTCCCGGCTGGACGGCCTACCCGGTTACGGTGGCGGAGCTCCTGGGGGCCGTGGCGCTGCTTCTCGGCCTGCGCACGCGCATCGTCGCGGCCGCGCTCATCGCCGTGCTGTTCGGCGCCCTGCGGGTGCACGCGCCCAATGGCTGGATGTTCAGCAACGCGGGCGGCGGATGGGAGTACGTAGCCTTCCTCATTGCCGCCCTCGGCGCGCAGGTGCTTCTCGGCAGCGGTGCCTACTCGGTCAATCGCGGGTCAGACGCGCGATCTCTTCCTTGA
- a CDS encoding response regulator, which translates to MPKTLLAVDDSVTMRKVLEITFSGEDYRVITADGRNGAFAALNEEPQVVVIDTVLSNEDGYALAKDVRARVPAAAIVLLASRYNPYDAARGKDAGADDFIDKPFDTQQFIDKVKKALAAREAAGVPVAAPTPVGVGSAPAVPAAAAAPRAPVAPAAAAAAASTGAGGRPSPRSPTLVFGQDAPPNAAVASPAKPFQAASGSSPAAPAVAASSGSTAVATAVNGHLAGKLGELGLSPQQADAVLALSRDVVERVVWEVVPQLAETLIKEEIARLTRD; encoded by the coding sequence GTGCCCAAGACACTGCTCGCTGTCGATGACAGCGTCACGATGCGTAAGGTTCTCGAGATCACGTTCAGCGGGGAAGATTACCGCGTGATCACCGCCGATGGTCGGAACGGCGCCTTTGCCGCGTTGAACGAAGAACCGCAAGTCGTCGTCATCGACACCGTGCTTTCCAACGAAGATGGCTATGCCCTCGCAAAAGACGTGCGTGCGCGCGTTCCGGCGGCGGCCATCGTGCTGCTCGCGAGCCGGTACAACCCGTACGACGCCGCCCGTGGCAAGGATGCGGGTGCGGACGACTTCATCGATAAGCCCTTCGATACGCAGCAGTTCATCGACAAGGTGAAGAAGGCCCTCGCCGCGAGAGAAGCCGCCGGCGTGCCCGTCGCCGCACCGACGCCGGTGGGCGTGGGCTCGGCCCCTGCGGTTCCTGCGGCCGCCGCCGCACCGCGAGCCCCCGTTGCACCGGCAGCGGCAGCTGCCGCCGCATCGACGGGTGCGGGCGGTCGGCCGTCGCCGCGATCGCCCACGTTGGTCTTCGGCCAGGACGCGCCACCGAATGCCGCGGTTGCCTCGCCCGCGAAGCCGTTTCAGGCCGCGTCGGGGTCTTCGCCCGCCGCACCGGCCGTCGCCGCATCGAGCGGCAGCACCGCGGTCGCCACAGCCGTGAATGGCCATCTGGCCGGCAAGTTGGGCGAGCTCGGACTGAGCCCGCAGCAGGCCGACGCCGTCCTCGCGCTTTCGCGCGACGTGGTGGAGCGCGTGGTGTGGGAAGTCGTTCCGCAGCTCGCCGAGACGCTCATCAAGGAAGAGATCGCGCGTCTGACCCGCGATTGA
- a CDS encoding OFA family MFS transporter: MHGMLDAERIVAEPGYSRWLIPPAALAIHLSIGQVYAFSVFKRPLQAHFGTSLTAIAWVFSIAIVMLGLSAAFLGTWVERNGPRKAMFTSACCWASGFVIGSIGIATRQLWLLYLGYGVVGGIGLGVGYISPVSTLIKWFPDRPGLATGMAIMGFGGGALIASPLSVRLMQAFDPAVAASPTAIASGAAVMKTFLVLGVAYFGVMMFGVLNVRLPPGTRVAHPRDKQGNSLAKYTPLQTGVNISAANAIRTPQFWMLWVVLFCNVTAGIGILEQAAPMIQDFFRAPSSPTTAGGGAPASSVSAAVAGGFVGLLSMCNMAGRFIWSSTSDLVGRKRIYILYLGLGMVLYALLASVGAHSTALFATLAGVILSFYGGGFATIPAYLKDLFGTFQVGAIHGRLLTAWSCAGVAGPLIVNAIIEGRGKPGALTAQDYQPALFVMVGILAVGFVANLFVRPVHGRYYEGTEPAPVSAPVRFKKVGP; encoded by the coding sequence ATGCATGGAATGCTCGACGCAGAGCGCATCGTTGCCGAACCTGGATACAGCCGATGGCTGATTCCGCCGGCTGCCCTCGCCATTCATTTGAGCATCGGGCAAGTCTACGCCTTCAGCGTTTTCAAGCGCCCATTGCAAGCCCACTTCGGCACCAGCCTGACGGCCATCGCTTGGGTCTTCAGCATCGCCATCGTGATGCTTGGCCTGTCGGCGGCCTTCTTGGGCACGTGGGTCGAGCGCAATGGTCCGCGCAAGGCGATGTTCACCTCCGCATGCTGTTGGGCTAGCGGCTTCGTCATCGGCTCCATCGGCATCGCGACACGGCAGCTATGGCTCTTGTACCTCGGCTACGGCGTCGTCGGAGGCATCGGCCTCGGCGTGGGGTACATCTCGCCGGTCTCCACGCTCATCAAATGGTTTCCCGATCGGCCGGGCCTCGCGACCGGCATGGCGATCATGGGCTTCGGTGGCGGCGCCCTCATTGCCTCGCCGCTCTCCGTGCGGCTGATGCAAGCCTTCGATCCGGCGGTGGCCGCCAGCCCCACCGCGATTGCCTCGGGCGCAGCCGTGATGAAGACGTTCCTCGTGCTGGGCGTCGCCTACTTCGGCGTGATGATGTTCGGCGTCCTCAACGTGCGCCTTCCACCGGGCACGCGCGTCGCCCATCCCAGGGACAAGCAGGGCAACTCCTTGGCGAAGTACACGCCGCTGCAGACGGGCGTGAACATCTCCGCCGCGAACGCGATCCGCACGCCGCAATTCTGGATGCTCTGGGTGGTGCTCTTCTGCAACGTGACCGCGGGCATCGGCATACTCGAGCAGGCCGCGCCGATGATTCAGGACTTCTTCCGCGCGCCGTCTTCGCCAACCACGGCCGGAGGCGGTGCCCCCGCATCGAGCGTCTCGGCGGCGGTCGCCGGCGGCTTCGTGGGCCTTCTTTCGATGTGCAACATGGCGGGGCGGTTCATCTGGTCTTCCACGTCGGACCTGGTCGGCCGCAAGCGTATTTACATTCTCTACCTCGGGCTGGGCATGGTGCTCTATGCACTGCTCGCCTCCGTCGGGGCGCACTCGACGGCTTTGTTCGCCACACTCGCCGGCGTCATCCTCTCGTTCTACGGCGGCGGTTTTGCCACCATTCCGGCCTACCTGAAGGACCTCTTCGGCACGTTCCAAGTCGGGGCCATCCACGGTCGCCTGCTTACGGCGTGGTCATGCGCCGGTGTGGCGGGACCGCTCATTGTGAACGCCATCATCGAGGGTCGAGGCAAGCCGGGCGCGCTCACCGCGCAGGATTACCAGCCTGCGCTTTTCGTCATGGTGGGTATTCTCGCCGTTGGCTTCGTGGCCAACCTTTTCGTCCGCCCCGTTCACGGGCGCTACTACGAAGGCACCGAACCCGCGCCGGTGTCGGCCCCGGTTCGATTCAAGAAGGTGGGACCATGA
- a CDS encoding RluA family pseudouridine synthase, producing the protein MRVPDDLSGKPLDAVVRTLFSLTWGKARSCIETGKVQLDGQTVTNTTRRVRAGVDVTLRMSAPRPRPGELDAHRIVHVDAHVVVVNKPAGISTIPYGDEEDPDTLDAKVRTYLARQQTDRSGGRPALGIVHRLDKETSGLIVFTRTWLAKKSLTDQFRAHTIGRRYLAIVHGDLRTARTLRSHLVADRGDGLRGSTQRPGQLEKGGSSPQLAITHVEPVEKLRGATLVACRLETGRTHQIRIHLSEAGHPLLGERVYIRGFAGESLPAPRLMLHAAELGFVHPASQKPMSFEQPPPADIEETLTRLRIP; encoded by the coding sequence ATGCGCGTACCCGACGACCTTTCAGGGAAACCTCTCGACGCCGTCGTGCGGACCCTCTTCTCCCTGACCTGGGGAAAAGCGCGGTCGTGCATCGAGACCGGCAAAGTTCAGCTCGATGGTCAAACGGTGACCAACACCACGCGCCGCGTGCGGGCGGGGGTTGATGTCACTTTGCGCATGAGCGCCCCCCGGCCACGCCCGGGAGAACTCGACGCCCATCGCATCGTCCATGTCGACGCCCACGTCGTGGTGGTGAACAAGCCCGCGGGCATCAGCACCATCCCGTACGGCGACGAAGAGGATCCGGACACGCTCGACGCGAAGGTCCGCACCTACCTCGCGCGCCAGCAAACGGATCGCAGCGGTGGCCGTCCCGCGCTGGGCATCGTGCATCGCCTCGACAAAGAGACGTCGGGCCTCATCGTCTTCACGCGCACCTGGCTCGCGAAGAAGAGCCTTACCGACCAGTTTCGCGCGCACACCATCGGCCGCCGTTACCTCGCCATCGTGCACGGCGACCTGCGAACCGCGCGCACCCTCCGTTCCCACCTCGTGGCCGATCGCGGCGACGGCCTTCGTGGTTCGACCCAACGCCCCGGGCAGCTCGAGAAGGGCGGAAGCTCACCTCAGCTCGCCATCACGCACGTCGAACCCGTGGAAAAACTGCGCGGCGCCACCCTCGTCGCCTGCCGCCTCGAAACGGGACGCACGCACCAGATTCGGATTCACCTGAGCGAGGCCGGGCACCCTCTCCTGGGCGAGCGCGTCTACATCCGCGGTTTCGCAGGAGAATCCCTCCCCGCACCGCGCCTCATGCTGCACGCCGCCGAATTGGGCTTCGTGCACCCCGCCTCGCAGAAGCCCATGTCGTTCGAGCAGCCTCCGCCCGCCGACATCGAAGAGACACTCACGCGCCTCCGCATCCCGTAG
- a CDS encoding LysR family transcriptional regulator, whose product MLRVAEKGSLAAGARALGVNHTTALRRVHAFERRLGVRLFERLPQGYVLTAPGEELMRTAQQMDEMATTVERRISGRDLRLTGSVRVTTTDSLAVSIVPGHLAAFRAKHPDVHLELTTSNAVLSLSKRDADVAIRPSGRPPENANLVGRRIAEIAFALYAAPSYLAEHRTRDLTRHLWIAPDDSLAQTAVAEWMASELPHAPVALRADSFVAMRTAAAAGLGVVALPCYLGDLEPRLERMRGPVANLTSELWLLTHEDLRGTARIRAFTEFMGTALTREHRALIQGRGRT is encoded by the coding sequence GTGCTGCGCGTCGCCGAGAAGGGCTCCCTCGCCGCAGGTGCGCGTGCGCTGGGCGTGAACCACACCACGGCGCTGCGTCGCGTGCACGCCTTCGAACGACGGCTCGGGGTGCGATTGTTCGAGCGGCTCCCCCAAGGCTACGTGCTCACGGCCCCGGGCGAAGAGCTCATGCGCACCGCCCAGCAGATGGACGAGATGGCCACCACGGTGGAGCGGCGCATCTCCGGCCGCGACCTGCGGCTCACCGGCAGCGTGCGCGTCACCACGACGGACTCGCTCGCGGTCTCCATCGTGCCAGGCCACCTGGCCGCCTTTCGCGCGAAGCACCCCGACGTGCACCTGGAGCTCACCACGTCGAACGCCGTGCTGAGCTTGAGCAAACGCGACGCGGACGTGGCCATCCGCCCGAGCGGCCGACCGCCGGAAAACGCTAACCTGGTCGGGCGACGCATCGCCGAGATCGCCTTTGCGCTGTACGCGGCGCCGTCGTACCTCGCCGAGCACCGCACCCGCGACCTGACCCGGCACCTCTGGATCGCACCGGATGACAGCCTCGCGCAAACCGCCGTGGCCGAGTGGATGGCCAGCGAACTTCCGCACGCCCCCGTCGCCCTGCGCGCCGACTCGTTCGTGGCGATGCGCACGGCTGCGGCGGCCGGCTTGGGCGTCGTCGCCCTCCCCTGCTACTTGGGCGATCTCGAACCTAGACTCGAGCGTATGCGCGGTCCCGTCGCCAACCTCACCAGCGAACTCTGGCTGCTGACGCACGAAGACTTGCGCGGCACGGCACGCATCCGCGCCTTCACCGAGTTCATGGGCACTGCTCTTACCAGGGAGCACCGCGCCTTGATCCAAGGTCGCGGCCGCACGTAG
- the hrcA gene encoding heat-inducible transcriptional repressor HrcA — protein sequence MSELSARAKQILYAAITEFVATGEPVGSRTLSKKCGIELSPASIRNVLSDLEEAGYLQQPHTSAGRVPTDRAFRLFIDALMEVRALSQEEHARIRARFEEMTPGHSMMRETGRFLSELTGAVAVVVSPRLEALTLKQLRFLRTNPGELLAVLVMSNGSVQNRFITAQVSDAELTRIHNLLDDVTDGRTLGDLRDFFARKLATERIQQDQLRRRAFSLAEAAVSETPPTEADVVIEGQSKLFDRPEFADAAGMKQLVSAFDDRERLVRLLDATITAKGPTVMVGQEAGELGGGQLAIVRAPFLDHGRTVGTIGIIGPTRMDYPKVVPLVEATASAMTEYMDRSSGGGSGSGSVK from the coding sequence ATGTCCGAGCTCAGCGCGCGTGCGAAGCAGATCCTCTATGCGGCGATCACCGAGTTCGTCGCGACGGGGGAACCCGTTGGCTCGCGAACCCTCTCCAAAAAATGCGGCATCGAGCTGTCGCCGGCGAGCATTCGCAACGTCCTGTCCGACCTGGAGGAGGCGGGGTACCTGCAGCAGCCTCACACCAGCGCCGGCCGCGTTCCGACGGATCGGGCCTTCCGTCTCTTCATCGACGCGTTGATGGAAGTGCGGGCCCTTTCGCAGGAGGAGCACGCCCGCATCCGGGCCCGCTTCGAAGAGATGACGCCGGGCCACAGCATGATGCGCGAGACCGGCCGTTTTCTCTCCGAGCTGACCGGTGCCGTCGCCGTCGTCGTCAGCCCGCGCCTCGAAGCGCTGACGTTGAAGCAGCTGCGCTTTCTGCGCACCAACCCGGGCGAGCTTTTGGCCGTCCTGGTCATGTCCAATGGCTCGGTGCAAAACCGCTTCATCACGGCGCAGGTCAGCGACGCGGAACTCACGCGCATTCACAACTTGCTCGACGACGTGACCGACGGCCGCACCCTGGGCGATCTGCGCGACTTCTTCGCGCGAAAGCTCGCGACGGAGCGCATCCAGCAGGACCAACTGCGCCGGCGCGCCTTCTCGCTCGCCGAGGCCGCGGTCAGCGAAACGCCGCCCACCGAGGCCGACGTGGTCATCGAGGGGCAGTCGAAGCTGTTCGACCGGCCCGAGTTCGCCGACGCGGCGGGGATGAAACAACTCGTCAGCGCCTTCGACGATCGGGAGCGCTTGGTGCGATTGCTCGACGCGACCATCACCGCCAAAGGCCCCACCGTGATGGTCGGTCAGGAAGCAGGCGAGCTCGGCGGTGGCCAGCTCGCCATCGTCCGCGCCCCGTTCCTGGACCATGGCCGCACCGTAGGAACCATTGGAATCATCGGCCCCACCCGCATGGATTACCCCAAGGTGGTCCCCCTGGTGGAGGCGACCGCAAGCGCCATGACCGAGTACATGGATCGCTCCAGTGGCGGCGGAAGCGGCAGCGGTTCCGTGAAATAA